A window from Saprospiraceae bacterium encodes these proteins:
- a CDS encoding 4a-hydroxytetrahydrobiopterin dehydratase: protein MWKESSNKLKSSFEFRDFGEAFAFMTEVAFQAEKLNHHPDWKNSWNKVDIVLTTHDAGDTVTEKDHRMAGEIDRIYKKYSKH, encoded by the coding sequence ATGTGGAAAGAAAGTAGTAACAAATTAAAATCAAGTTTTGAATTTAGAGATTTCGGAGAGGCATTTGCTTTTATGACCGAAGTCGCATTTCAAGCAGAAAAACTCAATCATCATCCTGATTGGAAAAATTCATGGAATAAAGTCGACATCGTATTAACAACGCACGATGCCGGCGATACTGTTACAGAAAAAGATCATAGAATGGCAGGAGAGATCGATCGCATTTATAAAAAATATTCTAAACATTGA
- a CDS encoding polysaccharide biosynthesis C-terminal domain-containing protein — translation MGLFIDVFAKLLDKNFRDELFLVNILLLANIFMGLYSNFSSWYKLSDNNRLMAIVSVFGMLLMLVLNVLLIPYLGNSSAAYANLTAYLFICAMAYYQGQKKYPIPYPILKMTMWLLATVLTVVFIPGIYTFF, via the coding sequence ATGGGATTATTTATTGATGTGTTTGCTAAATTGCTTGATAAAAATTTTAGGGACGAATTATTTTTGGTAAATATTCTTTTGTTGGCCAATATCTTCATGGGATTGTATTCCAACTTTTCGAGTTGGTATAAATTGTCTGATAACAACCGTTTGATGGCCATTGTGAGTGTATTCGGAATGTTGCTGATGTTGGTTTTAAACGTCCTTTTGATACCCTATCTGGGCAACAGTTCGGCTGCCTATGCAAATCTTACAGCTTATTTATTCATTTGTGCCATGGCTTACTATCAGGGGCAAAAAAAATATCCGATCCCTTATCCGATACTTAAAATGACCATGTGGTTGTTGGCTACAGTACTAACAGTTGTATTCATTCCAGGCATCTATACCTTTTTTTAA
- a CDS encoding gliding motility-associated C-terminal domain-containing protein, which produces MPFTIPDSCGGIGNKKFITNGNARQLGNDCYLLTEENFGQTGSIWYEDKVSLYSSFDIYFDINLGCLDAQGADGIAFVFQPISTSIGVSGGGLGYQGVMPSLAVEFDTYHNGNYTDPIFDHVAIMRNGNVDHASGDNLSGPVGILNGNANAEDCNFHKVLIRWSASNATLSVYVDCILKLRYSGDVVRSIFNNDPNVYFGFTAATGGSINVQQVCLNYITGVNTLPDLTICEGESIQVSAKPNFAQYRWRPSKGVSDTSVFNPIIQPDSTTTYHIEYSDACGFQYQDSLTIFVKKYSLKYELQLADSCGSFRGALLRIFEKPEDSSALYSMDGIFFYKQFYFEIPEEGFYTIYTKIGNCILPEIIEVSEFKHRLRDSLIRVQAMNCIDSGRIVITALEGIPPYSYRINGGNWQSSGIFTGLAPGNYIIDVRDSTRCNLQRLVQIGLANQRLTLKQDSFNLEINCCQPNAFIAVSADGTFPFYHYSLDQSYWEDSGYFTGLLPGTHTLIARDEYGCSSDTLHFVVIDHSQEDRDTQSLKICAGEFIEVGSSRYTTSGIYTDIFQNRFCCDSVIVTNLIVDPVYNIPNVRQICNGSNIVVGTKSYTNTGKYIDTLQSIRSCDSIVYTDLLVYPIYDLQQNHIICEGETVIIGSSQYTKSGLYLDSLLTDKGCDSIIHTQVTVNPKHLFQQQLQICKGQFTRVGNNIYNATGFYQDRLNNIFGCDSIVETNLFVDTVEAQLQLDTIRCYGDDDAVITIYPQSGIPGFMYALDDTSTYQSDNYFSPLTPGNYQVFVKDTLGCENQYSVVFFQPLLLQADLPVEIKLTLGDKIQLQAILNFIPGTASWTPATGLSCTDCAAPYLLALENAEYEVLFTNSAGCEVRAKIKVIVDNQTDVYVPNVFSPNGDNLNDLVTVFGGPSIREVELFRIYNRWGNMVFENKHFQLNDLLAGWDGRFNGEPMNPAVFVYHLKAIRIDGTVLEKYGDVSLVR; this is translated from the coding sequence TTGCCATTTACTATTCCCGATAGTTGCGGCGGAATCGGAAATAAAAAATTTATCACCAATGGAAATGCACGGCAATTGGGCAACGATTGCTATTTGTTGACAGAGGAGAATTTTGGTCAGACAGGATCCATCTGGTACGAAGATAAAGTCAGCTTATACAGCAGTTTTGACATCTATTTTGATATTAATTTGGGTTGCCTTGATGCGCAAGGGGCAGATGGCATTGCCTTTGTATTTCAACCCATTTCAACTTCGATCGGAGTCTCCGGAGGGGGACTGGGTTACCAGGGTGTTATGCCCAGTCTTGCTGTCGAATTTGACACCTATCACAATGGCAATTATACGGATCCCATTTTTGACCATGTTGCCATTATGAGAAACGGTAATGTAGATCATGCTTCAGGCGATAATCTCTCAGGTCCGGTCGGGATTCTCAATGGAAATGCTAATGCTGAAGATTGCAATTTTCATAAAGTGCTTATACGTTGGAGCGCGAGCAATGCAACTTTATCGGTGTATGTGGATTGTATTTTAAAATTGCGCTATTCCGGAGATGTCGTTCGCAGTATTTTCAACAATGATCCGAATGTATACTTTGGATTTACAGCTGCAACAGGTGGATCTATCAATGTTCAGCAAGTCTGTTTAAATTACATCACCGGCGTCAACACACTTCCCGATCTTACCATTTGCGAAGGAGAATCGATCCAGGTTTCGGCCAAACCCAATTTCGCTCAATATCGCTGGCGGCCTTCAAAAGGTGTGAGTGATACCTCTGTATTTAATCCGATCATTCAACCAGATAGCACGACCACTTACCATATTGAATACAGTGATGCTTGCGGATTTCAGTATCAGGATTCGTTAACGATTTTTGTAAAGAAGTACAGTTTAAAGTATGAATTACAACTGGCCGACAGTTGCGGATCTTTTCGAGGAGCTTTACTTCGCATTTTTGAAAAACCTGAAGACAGTTCAGCTCTTTACAGTATGGACGGTATTTTTTTCTATAAACAATTTTATTTTGAAATTCCGGAAGAAGGATTTTACACGATCTATACCAAAATTGGAAACTGCATTCTTCCTGAAATTATTGAAGTGAGTGAATTCAAACACCGGCTTCGGGATAGTTTGATCCGGGTGCAAGCAATGAACTGCATCGATTCGGGACGTATCGTGATCACCGCACTGGAAGGCATACCGCCATATTCATATCGCATCAATGGCGGCAACTGGCAAAGCAGTGGTATTTTCACCGGATTGGCACCGGGCAATTACATCATTGATGTAAGGGATTCAACGCGATGTAACCTACAGCGCCTCGTTCAAATCGGTCTAGCCAATCAACGATTAACATTGAAACAAGACTCATTCAATCTTGAAATAAATTGTTGCCAGCCAAACGCATTTATTGCAGTGAGTGCAGATGGTACTTTCCCTTTTTACCATTATTCATTGGATCAATCATATTGGGAGGATTCAGGATATTTTACAGGATTACTTCCAGGTACACATACATTGATTGCGCGCGATGAATACGGTTGCAGTTCAGATACTTTACATTTTGTGGTTATTGATCATAGTCAGGAAGATCGCGATACACAATCTCTAAAAATTTGTGCGGGAGAATTTATTGAAGTTGGCAGCAGCCGATATACCACATCCGGAATTTACACCGATATTTTTCAAAATAGATTCTGTTGCGATAGTGTGATCGTCACAAATCTTATTGTCGACCCAGTGTATAATATTCCAAATGTGCGGCAAATTTGCAATGGTTCAAATATTGTTGTAGGAACAAAGTCGTACACGAATACCGGAAAGTATATTGATACCTTACAAAGTATCCGTTCCTGTGATAGTATTGTATACACCGATTTATTGGTTTACCCGATTTATGATTTACAACAAAATCATATCATTTGCGAAGGAGAGACCGTCATCATCGGCTCTAGTCAATACACAAAATCAGGCTTGTATCTTGACAGTTTATTGACTGATAAAGGTTGCGACAGTATTATTCATACACAGGTCACTGTAAATCCTAAACATTTATTTCAGCAGCAATTACAAATCTGTAAAGGACAATTCACCCGGGTAGGAAATAATATATACAATGCCACCGGTTTTTACCAAGACCGTCTGAATAATATTTTCGGATGTGACAGCATTGTTGAAACAAATTTATTTGTAGATACTGTAGAAGCCCAATTGCAATTGGATACGATTCGGTGTTATGGTGATGACGATGCAGTTATTACAATTTATCCACAATCTGGAATTCCGGGATTTATGTATGCGCTGGATGACACCTCTACTTATCAATCCGATAATTATTTTAGCCCCCTAACACCCGGAAACTACCAAGTGTTCGTTAAAGATACTTTGGGTTGTGAAAATCAATATTCAGTTGTATTTTTTCAGCCCTTGCTTTTACAAGCAGATCTACCTGTGGAAATAAAACTTACACTTGGCGACAAAATACAATTACAAGCTATTTTAAATTTTATTCCCGGCACCGCAAGCTGGACGCCTGCCACCGGACTTTCCTGTACAGATTGTGCGGCGCCCTATTTGTTAGCACTTGAAAATGCAGAATACGAAGTATTATTTACCAATTCGGCTGGTTGTGAAGTGCGAGCAAAAATTAAAGTCATCGTCGACAATCAAACCGATGTTTATGTGCCCAACGTTTTCAGCCCCAACGGCGACAACCTAAACGACCTGGTTACCGTGTTCGGAGGTCCCAGCATCCGAGAAGTGGAGCTGTTCCGCATTTATAATCGATGGGGAAATATGGTTTTTGAAAACAAACATTTTCAGTTGAATGACTTATTAGCCGGATGGGATGGAAGATTCAATGGTGAGCCGATGAATCCAGCGGTTTTTGTATATCATTTGAAAGCGATTAGGATTGATGGAACGGTGTTGGAGAAATATGGGGATGTGAGTTTGGTGAGGTGA
- a CDS encoding aminotransferase class I/II-fold pyridoxal phosphate-dependent enzyme: protein MLNPIPSKLPQAGLSIFAKMTALAQQYQAINLAQGFPDFAPPEQLFQFLNEAVESGFNQYAPMPGLLMLRQQIASRLENRYQLKANIDDDITVTAGATQAIYTIISAFIRPGDKVLIFEPAYDSYGPAVLVNGVSQFTSDSNYQIFSIPWTQLESMLQKGKIRMILINNPHNPAGRILHQEDMLRFEKLAVQYDVLWVWDEVYDMLVFDSKPHWSALHYPEIMKSSIVTFSMGKTLHNTGWKIGYTIAKAELTKEIRKVHQFLVFSVNTPAQYAIAKFMESYPEFINELPQFYQHKRDFFFKEMKHPDFEWLPCEGSYFALARFKNPEQLSDAVFAEQLVANKKVATIPISAFYHDGYDPGIVRFCFAKKEDTIKEAATQLLK, encoded by the coding sequence ATGCTAAATCCGATACCGTCTAAACTTCCTCAAGCAGGGCTTTCCATTTTTGCGAAAATGACAGCTCTGGCGCAACAGTATCAGGCCATCAACCTCGCTCAGGGTTTTCCTGATTTCGCACCACCCGAACAACTTTTTCAATTTTTAAATGAAGCTGTTGAATCCGGTTTTAATCAATATGCCCCAATGCCGGGATTGCTCATGTTGCGCCAACAAATAGCAAGTCGTTTGGAAAATCGATACCAACTCAAAGCGAATATAGATGATGATATTACCGTTACCGCAGGTGCCACGCAAGCAATCTATACGATTATTAGCGCTTTCATTCGTCCCGGTGATAAAGTATTGATTTTTGAACCTGCTTATGATTCTTATGGACCTGCAGTCCTGGTCAACGGGGTCAGCCAGTTTACCTCCGACTCGAATTACCAGATTTTTTCGATTCCATGGACGCAGCTTGAATCAATGTTGCAAAAGGGAAAAATCCGGATGATTCTGATCAACAATCCTCACAATCCTGCAGGAAGAATACTGCATCAAGAAGATATGCTGAGATTCGAAAAACTAGCAGTACAATATGATGTCTTGTGGGTATGGGATGAAGTTTATGATATGTTGGTTTTTGATAGCAAGCCACATTGGAGTGCATTGCATTATCCTGAGATCATGAAATCTTCTATTGTTACATTTTCAATGGGTAAAACTTTACACAATACTGGTTGGAAAATAGGATATACGATTGCAAAAGCCGAACTCACTAAAGAAATCCGCAAAGTCCACCAGTTCTTAGTCTTTAGCGTAAACACGCCGGCACAATATGCAATTGCAAAATTTATGGAATCCTATCCCGAATTTATCAACGAACTTCCACAATTTTATCAGCACAAAAGAGATTTCTTTTTTAAAGAAATGAAACATCCAGATTTTGAGTGGTTGCCCTGCGAAGGAAGTTATTTTGCACTTGCGCGATTTAAAAATCCGGAGCAATTAAGTGATGCCGTTTTTGCCGAACAACTTGTTGCCAATAAAAAAGTGGCAACGATTCCCATTTCTGCATTTTATCACGATGGGTATGATCCGGGCATTGTAAGATTTTGTTTTGCAAAGAAGGAAGATACGATTAAGGAAGCTGCGACGCAGTTGCTAAAATAA
- a CDS encoding glycosyltransferase family 39 protein, which yields MPTDKFYSFSKNQMIPLLFGIFFSLMSLCLFQFQKYQKLSIIFLLLGALALRLFVGLLDGHLTYWDEQFHALVAKNMMIEPFKPMLYKNPILPYDETNWIQGHIWLHKQPLFLWQMALSMKIFGISEFGLRLPSILMSTIIVAFIYRIGKQHINKQVGYFAALFFSFSHFVLEITAGFIHTDHNDIAFLFYVTASIWAWTEYEKLTNANRRNIFIILIGVFAGCAVMNKWLTGLLVYAGWGLSLWLNNFGKINLIKYRDLLLSLLMSIFTFIPWQIYINTNFPKISQFENKLNTRHFFEIIEDHGGDFWWHINQSFDMYKVDPFLLILCIVILFNSIQTHSVKIGLIFNILLIYLFFGIASTKMIAFTFCVSPMIYLGLGNLFEKLTQVNFMNYHFSKITTTNSIFTIIFCCWISWYNFDYPKIIENHTMQDKTTSSFFYQRMKSSKFIK from the coding sequence ATGCCAACAGATAAATTCTATTCATTTTCAAAAAATCAAATGATACCTCTCCTTTTTGGCATTTTTTTCTCGTTAATGAGTTTATGCCTTTTTCAATTTCAAAAATATCAAAAACTAAGTATCATTTTTCTTTTACTCGGAGCACTGGCCTTAAGACTATTTGTTGGCTTGTTAGATGGGCATCTGACTTATTGGGATGAACAATTCCATGCACTTGTAGCAAAGAACATGATGATAGAACCCTTTAAGCCCATGTTATATAAAAACCCGATACTTCCATATGACGAAACAAATTGGATACAGGGTCATATTTGGTTACATAAGCAGCCCTTATTCCTTTGGCAAATGGCTTTGAGTATGAAAATATTTGGCATATCCGAATTTGGTCTTCGACTGCCAAGTATCTTGATGTCAACAATTATTGTTGCTTTCATTTACAGGATTGGTAAACAACATATAAACAAACAAGTCGGATATTTTGCTGCTCTCTTCTTTTCATTTTCACATTTTGTGCTTGAAATTACTGCTGGATTTATACATACTGACCATAATGATATAGCCTTCTTATTTTACGTAACAGCAAGTATCTGGGCATGGACAGAGTATGAGAAATTAACGAATGCAAACAGAAGAAATATATTTATCATTTTAATTGGTGTATTTGCAGGATGTGCGGTAATGAATAAATGGCTCACAGGATTATTGGTCTATGCTGGTTGGGGGCTATCTTTATGGCTTAACAACTTTGGAAAAATAAATTTGATCAAATATCGAGACCTCTTGCTAAGTTTGTTAATGTCTATTTTCACATTTATACCCTGGCAAATATACATCAACACAAATTTTCCTAAAATCAGCCAATTTGAAAATAAATTAAATACCAGACATTTTTTCGAAATTATTGAAGATCACGGAGGTGATTTTTGGTGGCATATTAATCAATCATTTGATATGTATAAGGTAGACCCTTTCTTGCTCATTTTATGCATTGTGATCCTTTTTAATTCAATTCAAACGCATTCTGTTAAAATTGGCCTCATTTTCAATATCCTACTGATCTATTTGTTCTTTGGAATTGCATCTACTAAAATGATTGCTTTCACATTCTGTGTATCTCCAATGATTTATTTGGGATTAGGCAATTTATTTGAAAAATTAACACAAGTAAATTTTATGAATTATCATTTTTCAAAAATTACAACGACCAATTCCATATTTACAATTATTTTTTGCTGCTGGATTTCCTGGTATAATTTTGACTACCCTAAAATTATCGAAAATCATACCATGCAGGACAAAACGACTTCTTCCTTTTTTTATCAGAGGATGAAATCATCTAAATTTATTAAATAA
- a CDS encoding Fic family protein — translation MSYLVKSKSARKIVGQMNLLGFATKEETNRATLTLDVIKSSEIEGGKVDYNQVRSSMARRLGMQIAGLVPSNRNVEGIVEMMLDATQNYKQPLSHKRLFGWHSSLFPTGYSGMHKIAVGRYRTGEMQIVSGAMGKEKVHYDAIPANVLKKEMEIFLKWFNAKSEMDPVLKAALAHFWFIIIHPFDDGNGRIARAISDLVLARADGTPERYYSMSSQIVVERKQYYEILQKYNIALRHHRLVNVVLHCLKMLCWLQNYRSRGNQKD, via the coding sequence ATGTCGTATTTGGTGAAGTCGAAATCTGCAAGGAAAATTGTCGGGCAGATGAATTTACTAGGTTTCGCAACAAAAGAAGAAACGAATCGTGCTACTTTAACACTTGACGTTATCAAGTCATCAGAGATCGAAGGAGGAAAAGTGGATTATAACCAAGTCCGTTCCTCCATGGCAAGAAGATTAGGTATGCAGATTGCTGGACTTGTTCCTTCCAATCGAAATGTGGAAGGCATTGTTGAAATGATGCTTGATGCCACCCAAAATTATAAACAGCCATTGTCACATAAGCGGCTATTTGGTTGGCATTCGTCGCTTTTTCCAACAGGATACAGCGGAATGCACAAAATAGCTGTTGGCCGCTATCGCACAGGAGAGATGCAGATTGTATCAGGAGCAATGGGAAAGGAAAAAGTTCATTATGATGCCATTCCTGCTAACGTACTCAAAAAAGAAATGGAAATATTTTTAAAATGGTTCAATGCAAAATCCGAAATGGACCCCGTGTTAAAAGCTGCGTTAGCTCACTTCTGGTTTATCATCATTCACCCATTTGATGATGGTAACGGAAGAATTGCCAGAGCGATCTCTGATTTAGTGCTTGCTCGTGCGGACGGAACACCCGAACGCTATTACAGCATGTCAAGCCAAATAGTAGTGGAACGCAAACAGTATTATGAAATATTACAAAAGTACAACATAGCTCTGCGACATCACCGACTGGTTAATGTGGTTTTGCATTGCCTAAAAATGCTTTGCTGGCTCCAAAATTACCGTTCAAGAGGTAATCAAAAAGACTGA
- a CDS encoding M42 family metallopeptidase yields MAEFDLLQKICKVPGAPGFEQRIRSFLMSTLEKDVDDMRTDAMGNLITFHKGHSRKKLLLTAHMDEIAFIVQHIDDEGFIRFLPLGGFDPKTLTAQRVIIHGKEDIHGVMGSKPLHIMNAEERAKAPSLKDFFIDTGLTKAEVVGKIQIGDPITREREMIRMGKCINCKSLDNRVSVYILVELMKKLKKTKAPLDVYAVFTVQEEVGSRGSMIAANSIAPDVAINIDTTIAYDVPGAQSHEYITKLGNGVAIKLFDSSVIPDYRMVQFLKSAAEKNKIPWQAELLTGGGTDTASVQRAGNGTIAGAISIPTRHIHQVIEMVHEDDIDAAVRLLEAAVQELENYSFEFKYDT; encoded by the coding sequence ATGGCAGAATTCGATTTGCTTCAAAAAATATGTAAAGTACCGGGGGCTCCCGGCTTCGAACAGCGCATCCGTTCATTCCTCATGAGCACTCTTGAAAAAGATGTGGATGACATGCGGACAGATGCCATGGGTAACCTGATTACCTTTCACAAAGGGCACAGTCGAAAAAAACTTCTGTTGACCGCTCACATGGATGAAATCGCATTCATCGTTCAACATATTGATGATGAAGGTTTTATTCGCTTTCTTCCACTCGGGGGCTTTGATCCAAAGACACTAACCGCCCAAAGAGTGATCATCCACGGCAAAGAAGATATCCACGGGGTCATGGGAAGTAAACCTCTTCATATCATGAATGCAGAGGAAAGGGCAAAAGCTCCATCCTTAAAAGACTTCTTTATCGATACAGGTTTAACGAAAGCTGAAGTAGTCGGGAAAATTCAAATTGGAGATCCTATAACCCGTGAACGCGAAATGATCCGAATGGGAAAATGTATAAATTGTAAATCACTCGATAATCGGGTATCTGTTTATATTTTGGTCGAACTCATGAAAAAACTGAAAAAGACCAAAGCGCCTCTGGATGTGTATGCTGTATTTACGGTACAGGAAGAAGTAGGGAGCCGGGGATCTATGATCGCGGCCAACAGCATCGCACCGGATGTAGCCATCAACATTGATACGACCATCGCTTATGATGTACCCGGAGCCCAATCTCACGAATATATCACCAAACTGGGCAATGGCGTTGCTATTAAACTTTTTGACAGTAGTGTGATCCCTGATTATCGAATGGTTCAATTTTTAAAATCTGCTGCAGAGAAAAATAAAATACCCTGGCAAGCAGAATTGCTAACAGGTGGTGGTACAGATACTGCATCAGTGCAACGTGCAGGAAATGGAACCATTGCAGGTGCCATTTCTATTCCCACTAGACATATTCATCAGGTCATTGAAATGGTGCATGAAGATGATATCGACGCTGCGGTTCGATTATTGGAAGCAGCAGTGCAAGAACTCGAAAATTATTCATTTGAATTTAAATACGATACATAA
- a CDS encoding anhydro-N-acetylmuramic acid kinase codes for MNVLGLMSGTSLDGLDMALIRFKETEKLQFEFLAAKTIPYTEEWKSKLSNAFYADPDAIQELDRLYGIWLAEQVLVFKEEFKLPIDLIGSHGHTVFHRPHEGLTLQIGSGQEIYRQTGIPVVCNFRQQDVALGGQGAPLVPIGDEMLFSEFDFCLNLGGFSNISWNANGQREACDLSPCNMLLNSLSQKLGKTFDEGGKLAQTGKILNDVFKKWNALGFYQMPFPKSLGREWYLQNFEAVHLFDKYEVIDLLRTAVEHIAFQIHHFIETQISRFPERGTYHASVLCTGGGAYNDFLLERLNALSKTDWHYHIPNSTLIDYKEAMVFALLAYLKWNDRVNVLSSVTGALHDHSSGDVYEGLSRMT; via the coding sequence GGCCAAAACCATTCCTTATACAGAAGAATGGAAATCAAAATTATCCAATGCATTTTATGCAGACCCTGATGCGATTCAGGAATTGGATAGGCTCTATGGTATTTGGTTGGCCGAACAAGTGTTAGTTTTCAAAGAGGAATTTAAATTGCCAATTGATCTGATCGGTTCTCACGGACATACTGTTTTTCACAGGCCCCATGAAGGTTTGACGCTCCAGATTGGATCCGGTCAAGAAATATATCGGCAAACAGGAATTCCGGTGGTTTGTAATTTCAGGCAGCAGGATGTGGCTTTAGGAGGCCAGGGGGCACCCTTGGTCCCCATTGGAGATGAAATGTTGTTTTCAGAATTTGATTTTTGTCTCAATTTGGGCGGTTTCTCCAATATTTCATGGAATGCGAATGGCCAAAGAGAAGCATGCGATTTAAGTCCCTGCAATATGTTGCTCAACAGTCTTAGTCAAAAATTGGGAAAAACCTTTGATGAAGGCGGTAAACTTGCGCAAACGGGGAAGATCCTAAATGATGTATTCAAAAAATGGAATGCACTGGGCTTTTACCAAATGCCTTTTCCCAAGAGCCTGGGCCGCGAATGGTATCTGCAAAACTTTGAAGCGGTTCATCTATTCGATAAATATGAAGTGATTGATTTGTTGCGAACGGCAGTAGAACATATCGCATTTCAAATTCATCATTTTATTGAAACACAAATTTCTAGGTTTCCAGAGAGGGGGACCTATCATGCGTCAGTCCTGTGCACTGGAGGTGGTGCGTACAATGATTTTTTATTGGAGCGATTGAATGCATTAAGTAAGACGGACTGGCACTACCACATTCCAAATTCTACTTTAATAGATTACAAAGAAGCTATGGTTTTTGCTTTATTGGCTTATTTGAAGTGGAATGATAGGGTCAATGTGTTGAGTAGCGTTACCGGGGCCTTGCACGATCATTCCAGTGGAGATGTTTATGAGGGTTTAAGCAGAATGACTTAA